The Besnoitia besnoiti strain Bb-Ger1 chromosome IV, whole genome shotgun sequence genome contains a region encoding:
- a CDS encoding EF hand domain-containing protein (encoded by transcript BESB_055400): MGHLTGWPAFPAQAKAAKPAALLLAIVLSCALTEALPYSRSRQHHRDPHYEANRTAMIQALEGTFSQASTESTRESVENWLIIGLFLFITACSLIFELVFDTTEEFLERTGMKPLLKMLHGAYKELTILGFITLTLFAAVRLGQMQKVNDQYLGVSEIEAAALRESEEAGESTSPPTHLTEVFEEVHILIFVVMSLFILAAAVITLSGYRLLRKYEYMDAKSETDLRNDVTTLQTTGGVREQHVDESLEYWALRERFLHPTIPLIPRPRARETGYPQFSFSSYISSVYGDIVSQMVELPPSVIITSFLIILLLRPALDLKGREVIAFMILVAFALLGMTTLAMVYIRYVNDKLRPDAATLRAFFGEGRASSDQNRQALTAPIDESGYINFDQFKALIMLLGQLGVAPEEYQAFQENRLQKLFRSLDTDSDNKIVRPNAYSRRLSTVIAVSRSRKESSGKPFRGRS, encoded by the exons ATGGGACACCTCACTGGCTGGCCGGCGTTTCCGGCCCAGGCGAAAGCAGCGAAGccggctgcgctgctgctcgcaaTCGTCCTGTCGTGCGCGTTGACTGAGGCGCTCCCGTACAGCCGGTCACGGCAGCACCACCGTGATCCCCATTATGAAGCCAATCGCACCGCCATGATTCAA gcgctggagggcaCCTTCTCACAAGCGTCAACTGAATCTACTCGGGAGAGCGTAGAGAACTGGCTCATCATCGGCTTGTTTCTCTTCATCACCGCTTGTTCTCTAATCTTTGAGCTGGTATTCGATACGACAGAAGAGTTCTTGGAGCGCACAGGCATGAAGCCGCTTTTGAAGATGCTTCATGGAGCCTACAAAGAACTGACGATTCTGGGTTTTATTACCTTGACTCTTTTTGCTGCTGTGCGCCTCGGGCAAATGCAGAAGGTCAACGATCAGTATTTGGGGGTCTCAGAAAtagaagcggcggcgctgcgcgaatCGGAAGAAGCCGGGGAGAGTACTTCGCCTCCGACCCATTTGACCGAAGTATTCGAGGAGGTGCATATACTAATTTTCGTCGTGATGTCGCTATTCAttctcgccgcagctgtAATCACCTTATCGGGTTACCGCCTTCTGAGAAAATACGAATACATGGATGCAAAGAGCGAGACAGATCTCCGAAACGATGTCACCACGTTGCAGACTACCGGGGGCGTCAGGGAGCAACACGTTGATGAGTCACTCGAGTACTGGGCCCTTCGTGAAAGGTTCCTACACCCCACGATACCACTGATTCCCAGACCCAGAGCCCGGGAAACTGGCTACCCGCAATTCTCCTTCTCCAGCTACATCAGCTCGGTCTATGGTGACATAGTGTCGCAGATGGTCGAGCTCCCCCCGTCTGTCATCATCACGTCGTTCCTTATCATTCTGCTCCTGCGTCCCGCCCTCGACCTAAAGGGAAGGGAGGTCATTGCCTTCATGATTCTCGTCGCATTCGCTCTTCTCGGAATGACAACATTAGCAATGGTGTACATCCGATATGTCAATGACAAACTCCGTCCCGATGCTGCCACGTTGCGGGCATTCTTCGGAGAAGGCAGGGCTAGCAGCGACCAAAATCGACAAGCTCTAACAGCCCCTATAGATGAAAG TGGCTACATCAACTTCGATCAATTCAAGGCACTAATCATGCTCCTGGGACAACTTGGCGTGGCGCCGGAGGAGTACCAGGCGTTTCAAGAAAACCGGCTTCAGAAACTTTTTAGGTCTCTTGACACGGACAGTGACAACAAAATAGTGAGGCCAAACGCTTATTCGCGTCGATTATCAACTGTTATCGCCGTTTCGCGCAGTCGAAAGGAGAGCTCCGGCAAACCCTTCAGGGGTAGGTCATGA
- a CDS encoding hypothetical protein (encoded by transcript BESB_055410) has product MKPAGPPSEVALGCGAMGDGGDGAQETMDVLMEISTLLNTGLDRATLQILVELIEAGVHPEALARVVLELRRELQAVREKEERCATSLLHDA; this is encoded by the coding sequence ATGAAACCCGCAGGGCCACCATCGGAAGTTGCTCTTGGATGCGGAGCAATGGGAGATggtggcgacggcgcacagGAAACAATGGATGTCTTGATGGAAATATCTACACTTCTAAACACAGGCTTGGACAGGGCAACGCTACAAATCCTTGTGGAGCTCATCGAAGCAGGCGTACACCCAGAGGCATTGGCCCGCGTCGTTCTGGAGCTGCGCCGGGAATTACAGGCGGTccgggagaaggaggagagatGTGCTACTAGCCTACTACACGATGCGtga
- a CDS encoding importin-beta N-terminal domain-containing protein (encoded by transcript BESB_055420), with protein MATVPPDSQQLCQALEGTYSQNEEVRKTSEQHLHSISPSPGLLAALLKIVQHDQVDVGVRTAAAVMLKNEIKKHWEGPGGDVDEEAEGAPAGARKRDDYYGGEEKAFVKENLYPSLIQVWPVSQPVSQQLLECVRLIALHDYPASWPLLLPAVTADVAARQDSNRLLCALSVLRRLCGIYEFKRTDKEALDAIIEQTWPLLLPAAAQLLNEGGLGNTDAMQMLKLICKIYWSSTQVCLASSALVVSTMDDWMEVMEQILLRPVPAEILTGLDATERAELPVYKVKKWALQIIQRAFSRFGDQKLLNRSTRSSKDNDQSVTQAFGRNFATKWAPRFTEKLLLLLRRQQEQPENLELWLTPRMLNLMLQFLLLATEAAKIYSSLLKPNGEFLVSQICIPLLQFNEEDDELWQTEPIEFVRRQSDQLESFSDPREAASEFIKALVRYRGRDFLEPLYLLVHRLVDEFRSAAQQAAAANQALPVQAFQKKDAALRLACCIADRLMSKKRQAPIEDFLTNFVLPDLRSPNKFLRMRACWVYEQFVPKLATWRNPASVVEAYRGTVLLTQDAELPVRVQAAISAKVFFNVEVEELQQVIVSNLEGLTKQLFAVMKDIDNEQVVATIEHLISSHEEHIAPYAKDLTKALSVTLLEMLDREGAAEQAGDDGAEEDAAFASMTVLSALKNVLASVTETPALYSEFLADLYPVFDVLFAPDSINLLDDAIEILAFITYYIPTPFPPPLWRYFEALHQAVCGGSTPTRPLSDALKDGWAVDSVGDMIAPISNYMCRAHAQFVAGQSELGVPYKLCLLQIAKKCIDNLDSTDACLGLQLLCLLLECCAAQQTADDILLPAFQAVWGWVVKMNAEKGGDDIDKRTRQMFIKFVLTLMVYDVRKFFLLLEEQGATAQVLSFVLENAALIKTYEQKKVFILGCSRLLQNFAAAPAAFPACVAERLELIMKTLATQATEQAQLKQKLKEEEDDSDFETDSDADSEQDLDENEDAGLHPKAKEILEKLDNVKWGGDDDDDDDDDWDEAFESSCAESCGLQSSPLEEVDELNTLREVLAALPQESQAQISSWLGPVQLAKLPGVQLPGIDCVFVVMLGLAPKDPTFILVGGLEHPFPESTEKLSVPGSNEDAR; from the exons ATGGCAACGGTTCCTCCGGATTCCCAGCAACTGTGTCAAG CCCTTGAAGGGACTTACTCCCAGAACGAGGAAGTGCGAAAGACTTCGGAGCAGCATCTCCACTCG atttcgccgtcgccaggcTTGCTCGCCGCACTCCTCAAGATCGTTCAACATGACCAG GTCGATGTCGGTGTTcgcacagccgcggcggtcaTGCTCAAGAATGAGATCAAAAAGCACTGGGAAGGCCCTGGAGGCGATGTggacgaagaggccgaaggcgctcccgcaggcgcgcgcaaaAGAGATGACTACTatggcggagaagagaaggcctTCGTCAAGGAGAACCTGTACCCGTCTCTGATTCAAGTATGGCCTGTGTCTCAGCCTGTTtctcagcagctgctcgagTGCGTCCGCCTCATCGCCCTCCATGACTATCCCGCAAG CTGGCCGTTACTGCTGCCCGCTGTGACGGCGgacgtggcggcgcggcaggacTCGAACCGGCTGCTGTGTGCGCTCTCCGTGCTTCGGCGGCTGTGCGGAATCTACGAGTTCAAACGCACCGACAAAGAGGCGCTGGATGCGATTATCGAGCAAACGtggcctctgctgctgccggcggccgcgcagctcctgaACGAAGGAGGCCTGGGCAACACTGATGCGATGCAGATGTTGAAACTGATCTGCAAGATCTACTGGAGTTCCACGCaagtctgcctcgcctcctccgccctgGTCGTCTCCACCATGGACGACTGGATGGAAGTTATGGAGCAAATCCTCCTCAGGCCGG TTCCGGCAGAGATCCTGACGGGCTTGGACGCAACGGAGCGCGCGGAGTTGCCTGTGTACAAAGTGAAGAAGTGGGCGCTCCAGATCATCCAGCGTGCGttctcgcgcttcggcgACCAGAAGCTGTTGAATCGGTCGACGCGGAGTTCGAAGGACAACGACCAGAGCGTGACGCAGGCGTTTGGCAGGAATTTCGCGACCAAATGGGCTCCGCGCTTCACCGAGaagcttcttctcctcctgcgtcgccagcaGGAGCAACCGGAGAACCTCGAGCTGTGGCTGACCCCGCGCATGCTCAACCTCATGCTTCAGTTCCTTCTCTTGGCCACCGAGGCCGCCAAGATATACTCCTCTCTCCTCAAGCCCAACGGCGAGTTCCTCGTCTCGCAGATCTGCATCCCACTTCTCCAGTtcaacgaagaagacgacgaactTTGGCAGACCGAGCCCATTGAGTTTGTGCGCAGACAAAGCGACCAACTGGAGAGCTTCTCGGACCCCAGAGAAGCAG CGAGCGAGTTCATCAAGGCGTTGGTGCGGTACCGCGGACGCGACTTTTTGGAGCCGCTGTACCTGCTGGTGCATCGCCTGGTGGACGAGTTTAGGAGCGCCGCtcagcaggcggcagcggcgaaccAGGCGCTGCCGGTTCAGGCTTTTCAGAAGAAGGACGCCGCGTTGCGTCTTGCGTGCTGCATTGCGGACCGGTTGATGTcgaagaagcggcaggcgccgatCGAGGACTTTTTGACCAACTTTGTGCTCCCTGATTTGCGCAGTCCGAACAAATTCCTCCGCATGCGGGCCTGCTGGGTCTACGAGCAGTTCGTCCCCAAGTTGGCGACGTGGCGGAATCCCGCGTCGGTGGTCGAGGCGTACAGGGGCACTGTGCTTCTcacgcaggacgcggagcTGCCGGTGCGCGTGCAGGCGGCGATCTCTGCGAAGGTCTTCTTCAACGTCGAGGTCGAGGAGCTCCAGCAGGTCATTGTCTCCAACCTCGAGGGCCTCACGAAGCAGCTGTTCGCCGTCATGAAGGACATCGACAACGAGCAAGTCGTCGCGACGATTGAGCACCTTATTTCGTCCCACGAGGAGCACATCGCGCCGTACGCCAAAGACCTGACCAAGGCACTCAGCGTCACTCTCCTGGAAATGCTTGACCGCGAGGGAGCGGCTGAACAGGCTGGCGATgacggcgccgaggaagacgcagccttcgcctctaTGACTGTCCTCAGCGCTCTGAAAAA CGTGCTCGCCTCCGTGACGGAGACCCCGGCGCTGTACTCGGAGTTTTTGGCGGATTTGTATCCGGTCTTTGACGTGCTCTTTGCGCCGGATTCGATCAACTTGTTGGACGACGCCATCGAGATTCTCGCCTTCATCACGTACTACATCCCGACGCCCttcccgcctccgctctgGAGGTACTTCGAGGCTCTTCACCAGGCGGTGTGCGGCGGCTCGACGCCCACGAGGCCCTTGAGCGACGCGCTCAAGGACGGCTGGGCAGTCGATTCAGTCGGCGACATGATCGCACCCATCTCCAACTACATGTGCCGAGCACATGCGCAGTTCGTCGCGGGCCAGAGTGAACTCGGCGTCCCCTATAAGCTCTGCTTGCTCCAGATCGCAAAGAAATGCATTGACAACCTGGATTCG ACCGACGCCTGCCTGGGCTTGCAGCTCCTCTGCCTGCTGCTGGAGTGCTGTGCCGCCCAGCAGACGGCAGACGATATTCTTCTGCCCGCGTTCCAAGCTGTTTGGGGCTGGGTGGTGAAGATGAATGCGGAAAAGGGGGGCGACGACATCGACAAGCGAACGCGCCAGATGTTTATAAAATTCGTGCTCACGCTCATGGTGTACGACGTCCGCAAGTTCTTCCTTCTACTCGAGGAGCAGGGCGCCACCGCTCAGGTTCTCAGCTTCGTCCTGGAAAACGCCGCCCTCATCAAGAC gtACGAGCAGAAGAAGGTCTTCATCCTGGGGtgctcgcggctgctgcagaactttgcggcggcgccggcggcgttcCCGGCGTGCGTGGCTGAGCGCTTGGAGTTGATCATGAAgacgctggcgacgcaggcgactgagcaggcgcagctgaagcagaagctaaaggaggaagaagacgacagcgactTTGAAACCGACAGTGACGCGGACTCTGAGCAGGACCTCGACGAAAACGAAGATGCGGGCCTGCACCCGAAGGCCAAGGAAATCCTCGAAAAACTCGACAACGTCAAGTGGGGAGGtgacgacgacgatgacgacgacgatgacTGGGACGAGGCGTTCGAATCCAG ctgcgccgagaGCTGTGGTCTGcagtcgtcgccgctggaggaAGTTGACGAGCTCAACACTCTGCGAGAGGTTCTTGCAGCTCTCCCCCAAGAGTCACAGGCACAAATTTCGTCCTGGCTGGGGCCTGTTCAACTCGC